A window from Calditrichia bacterium encodes these proteins:
- a CDS encoding nuclear transport factor 2 family protein: protein MDIKSMVTELNEMVLQGKAMEAFEKFYADDVVMQENNNPPTVGKDANRKREEDFFGSITEFRGANVVDVAVNEDTAFIKWHFDYTHKDWGVRKYDQIAVQKWKNGKIVNETFYYGA, encoded by the coding sequence ATGGATATCAAATCAATGGTAACAGAACTTAATGAAATGGTTTTGCAAGGCAAAGCTATGGAAGCATTTGAAAAATTTTATGCTGATGACGTAGTAATGCAGGAAAATAACAATCCCCCGACCGTTGGAAAAGATGCCAATCGCAAACGTGAAGAAGACTTTTTTGGCAGTATCACCGAATTTCGCGGGGCGAATGTAGTTGATGTCGCGGTGAACGAAGATACTGCATTCATTAAATGGCATTTCGATTACACTCACAAAGACTGGGGTGTGCGAAAATACGACCAGATTGCCGTCCAAAAATGGAAAAATGGCAAAATTGTGAACGAAACGTTCTATTACGGTGCCTGA
- a CDS encoding YceI family protein: protein MKQLIVLAAVLAGFIWGSAFAQTYKVDAEKSALAWTGEKITGKHHGTIAIKDGELVQDGAKFSGVFNIDMNSIVNEDLEGEWNDKLVGHLKSDDFFSVANHPVATLKVNKVAPYNPKEGETTTHVVTGDLTIKGITHEISFPATISFTDEAMTANAAFTIDRTKWDVRFRSGSFFENLGDKMIYDDIKFDLTLVADKLAEMSMNK, encoded by the coding sequence ATGAAGCAGTTAATCGTTTTAGCAGCAGTACTCGCAGGTTTTATTTGGGGATCAGCATTTGCCCAAACTTATAAAGTTGATGCCGAAAAAAGCGCTTTGGCGTGGACCGGTGAAAAAATTACCGGAAAACATCACGGCACTATTGCCATCAAAGATGGTGAACTGGTTCAGGATGGCGCCAAATTTTCCGGCGTTTTCAACATCGATATGAATTCGATTGTTAACGAAGATTTGGAAGGCGAATGGAATGACAAGCTCGTTGGTCACCTGAAATCGGACGACTTTTTCTCCGTTGCTAATCACCCGGTTGCAACCCTGAAAGTGAACAAAGTTGCTCCGTACAATCCCAAAGAAGGTGAAACAACCACTCACGTTGTTACCGGTGATCTGACCATCAAAGGTATCACCCACGAGATTTCATTTCCGGCAACCATCAGCTTTACAGATGAAGCGATGACAGCAAACGCGGCGTTTACCATCGACCGTACCAAATGGGATGTGCGCTTCCGCTCTGGCAGTTTTTTCGAAAATTTGGGTGACAAAATGATTTACGACGATATCAAATTCGATTTGACACTTGTCGCTGACAAATTGGCTGAAATGAGCATGAATAAATAA